The following DNA comes from Shinella zoogloeoides.
ATGAATATGGCCGCAACGTTCGGACAGGCAATTTCCGAGGTCGATCAACTGATCATCGGGCAGGCGCACGAACTGTCAGACAAGCTGAAGCAGCACCGGCTGGAAATGTTCCCGCCGGTCGCGCAGAAGAGCCTGCGCCAGTTCCAGCTCAGCGAGGCCGCCCACTTCCTCGGGGTGACGAGCGGCTATCTGCGCAACCTTTCGCTCGAATCCAAGGGCCCGTTGCCGCAGGTGACGCCTTCGGGCCGCCGCTCCTATACGGCCGAGCAGTTGCAGGAGATGCGCGAATACCTGGAGCAGAACAGCCGCGGCCAGCGCTACGTTCCGCGCCGGCGCGGCGCCGAGCACCTGCAGGTCATCGCCGTCGTGAACTTCAAGGGTGGCTCCGGCAAGACGACGACGACGGCGCATCTGGCGCAGCATCTCGCGCTCACCGGCCACCGCGTCCTGGCCGTCGACCTCGACCCGCAGGCCAGCCTTTCGGCCGTGCACGGCTTCCAGCCGGAATTCGACGTCAACGAGAACGAGACCCTTTACGGGGCCATCCGCTACGATGACCAGCGCCGGCCTCTGAAGGAGATCATCCGCAAGACGAATTTCCCGGGTCTCGATATCGTGCCCGGCAATCTCGAACTCATGGAGTTCGAGCACGACACGCCGCGCATTCTCGCGCAGGGCAACAGCGGCGATTACGGCCGGATCTTCTTTGCCCGTCTCGACGAGGCGCTTTCCACCGTCGCCGACGACTACGACGTCGTGGTGATCGACTGCCCGCCGCAACTCGGCTTCCTGACGATGAGCGCGATCTGCGGCGCGACGGCCGTGCTGATCACAGTACATCCGCAGATGCTCGACGTCATGTCCATGTGCCAGTTCCTGCAGATGCTGGGCGAGGTGCTGAACACGCTGAAGAGCGCGGGCGGCAACATGAACCTCGACTGGCTGCGCTACCTCGTCACCCGCTACGATCCGGCGGACGGGCCGCAGACGCAGATGGTCGCCTTCATGCGCTCGCTCTTCAAGCAGCATGTCCTGACCAGCCCGATGGTGCGCAGCGTCGCGATCGCCGATGCTGCGCTCACCAACCAGACGCTCTACGAGGTCGATCGCAGCCAGTTCACGCGCGCCACTTATGACCGCGCGCTGGAATCCATGGAGGCGGTCAACGCGGAACTCGTCGATCTCATTCACAAGGCATGGGGGCGTTGATCATGGCGCGCAAGAACATTCTTTCCAACCTGATCGCACCGGCCTCCGAGAAGTTGACGCCGGTAAACCCCGGACCGGAAGAGCACCGGCAGCATGTCACCTACAAGGGGATCGGCGCACTCGGCGCGGTGACGCGCAGCATCGATGCGCTCGCGGCCAAGGCGGATGCGGCCAAGGAGATCGAGGCCAAGCTCACGGCCGGTGAGGTCGTCATCGAGCTGGAACCCGACCAGATCGAGGAATCCTTCGTTTCCGACCGTCTGGTGCATTCCGACCAGCAGTTCCAGGAGCTTGTCGAGGCGATGCGCGTGCGCGGCCAGGACTCTCCGATCCTCGTGCGCCCGCATCCCGCAAAGGAGGGCGTCTACCAGATCGCCTTCGGTCATCGCCGCGCCAAGGCCGCCCGTCTGCTCGGCCGGCCCGTTCGCGCGGTGGTCAAGGCGCTGACCGACCGCGATCACGTCATCGCGCAGGGCCAGGAGAACAGCGCGCGCGCCGACCTTTCCTTCCTCGAGCGGGCGACTTTCGCCGGCGAACTGGAAACGAGGGGCTTCGACCGCGAGACGATCATGGCCGCACTCAGCGCCGACAAGACGACCGTTTCGAAGATGCTGTCCGTGGTGAACCGCATCCCCAAGGCCGTTCGCGTCGGCATCGGTCCGGCGCTTTCCATCGGCCGCGACCGCTGGCATGAACTGGCGACGCGTTTCGACGAACCGGCCAACGAGGATCGCGCCGTGGAGTTCCTCGCGCGCGAGCGCATCAAGCTCCGCTCGCCGGAGGAACGCTTCAATCTCGTCAGCGGTCATCTTGCGAAGGGTGACGGGCCGGCGGCGGCGCACAAGCCTGCCCCCGCCACCTGGGAGCGCAAAGACGTTCAGGCCAATATCAAGGCCAATGGCCGCCAATACACGATTGCGCTGAAAGCGGCCGACGCGGCCGGCTTCGGTGCTTACATCACACGCAATCTGGACAGCCTCTACGAGGCGTATCGTTCGGAAAACAAACAGAAATCAGGAGATTGATCCGCAAAAGAAAAAGGCCCCCTCAACGTTACCGTCGCGGAAGCCCTTCTCATCGTTTAGCAGCCTGAGAATCGCACTTCCCCGAATCACAGTCAAGCCTTTTCGGCGCCGGTTTCGGTGATGGGGTCTCTTTTGCCTGTTGAAAGGTGAAGAGACATGGAGACGGACGGCATAACGACGCCCTTCGGGCGGCGGGCGATGACGCTTGGCATGCTGGCAAGCCAGACGATCGCGAAGGCGGTCTCGCCGGAAGCGAGCATCGACAAGTGGAAGCTCTATCGCTGGCTTTGTGAGGCGCGGCCGAAACTCGGCATCAGCGACCGGGCGCTTTCCGTCCTGAATGCGCTGATGAGCTTCCATCCAAAGACCGAGCTTTGCGGCAATGAGGGTCTCGTCGTGTTTCCCTCCAATGCCCAGCTTTCACTCCGCACCCACGGCATGGCAGAAACGACGCTGCGCCGTCACCTTGCCGCGCTTGTCGAGGCGGGCCTTCTGACGCGCAGGGATAGTCCGAACGGCAAACGCTATGTGCGCCGCGACAGGCAGGGCGAGATCGGCGAGGCTTACGGCTTCTCGCTGGCGCCGCTGCTCGCAAGGGCTGGGGAGATCGAGACCGTGGCGGCGGCTGTCACCGCAGAGCGCCTGCTGTTGCAGCGGATGCGTGAACGGATCACGCTGGTTCGCCGCGATATCGCCAAACTGATCGAGACAGCTTTGGAAGACGGCCTTCAGGGCGACTGGATGCGTTATGAGGCGGAATACCGCCAGCAGGTCCTGGCGCTGCCGCGGGTCGCGACGCCTGATATCCTGGCACCGATCCTCGTGGCACTCGAAGCATTGCGGGAAGAAATCCTCAAGCAACTGGAACGACAGTTGATTTTACAAAATTCGGCTGGCAATGCCGGCCATACCGAGCGGCACAAACAGAATTCAAAACCGGACTCCACCTCTGACTTTGAACCAAGCTTCGAAACGAAGCAGGGCGGCGATGGCAGCATTCGACCTGAAACGCTGGAGAGTGGGCGGGTAGCGGCAAGTGCGAGCCGGACCGTAGACAACTCGACGGGTAACGCAATGCCAGCTGACAAGGATGGTCGCCGCCAGCCTCGGCCGGCAGCGACAAACGAGCCGCACAAGCCCTATCCGCTCGGACTTGTCCTGCAGGCCTGCCCGGAAATCGTTCCCTTCGGTCCCGGCGGTGCGATTTCCGGTTGGCGGGACTTGATGACGGCGGCGGTGGTGGTCCGCTCGATGCTGGCCGTCAGCCCCTCGGCCTACGAAAAGGCCTGTGAGGTGCTGGGGCCTGAAAATGCAGCGACGGTGATCGCCTGCATATTCGAGCGTTCGGGGCACATCAACTCGGCCGGCGGCTATCTGCGCGACTTGACCCGCCGGGCGGAGCGGGGCGAGTTCGCCCTTGGCCCGATGCTGATGGCGCTGGTGCGGGCAAACGCGCATCCGGCGACGCGTGCCGGATGATGACAAAGCGGTGCGGCGAATCTGCTTTGGAAACCGCATGTTAACCATGCGGTTCCTAATCATGGGCGGAAGACAAGGAAGCCCGAATCAATGCCGCCATCCGCCTTTGCCCAGCCGCACCGCCATTCCGATACCGTCGTCCCGTTTCCAGCCGAGCGCCGCACTGCCCATGTTCGCCGCTGCGCCGGGGAGCTGGACGGTCTCCAGGGCGAGGATGCGCGCCATTACTGGATGAGGGTCTGCCGGGAGCTGGCGGAGGAGCTGCGCAAGCTCGGATCCAGCGAACACCAGGCGCGTGCGGCTGTCTTTGCTTTTCAGGATGAGGTGCAGCAGGAGCTTTCCCGACTGCACGAAGCCGGCTGATCTCAGATCAGGTTGGATGCGCTCCCGACCAGCCCTGCCGAAAAGAGGAGCAGGAAGACGGCGGCGATGCGATAGACGAGGCGCGGCGAAAGAACCGGCGCCTTGCCGACAACGTGGCCGAGCGTCAGAAAGCTTGTCCCGGCGGTCAGCACCAGCAGGCTGAAAAGCCCGAGTGCGGGAGTGATTTCCGCGAGCGTGCCATGCGGCATGATGACCAGCCCGATGATCGGGGCTTTCGGATTGAGCATGGTCGTCAGGAAAACCTGGCCAATCGTTATCGGGGCTGCCTGGCGCTCCGCCTTTTGCTCCGAAGACACGCGCCAGAGGCGGACCGCCAGAAAAAGTACCCAGCACGCAGCGGCGATCCGCAGACCTGCGGCAAGCGCGGGGCGTCCGTCCAGAAGTGGCGCGGCGATGGTTGCGAGCGGAACGATCACCGCGAGATAGCCGAGGAGTTCTCCCGCCAGCAAGGGAGTGCTCGCCCGCAGCCCACGCGTTGCGGCTGCGACGGTCAGTAGCGTATTGGTCGGGCCGGGCGTCAGCAGAAGCGCGAGAATGGCGAAAGTGAAAAAGCTGTCCGGCATGGTCGTCCATCGGTCGGTTGTAGAACTCCCCTACCCTATGGTCCTCGTGTCGGGCAACCTTGATCTCTATCAAAGCCCTTTCTCTCCGGCGCGAGTCCCGCTAGGAACAGCGAAAGGGTTTCGGTTGGGAGGCGAAAATGACGGAGATGCTGGCTGAGGATATTCGCAGGCTTGAGGAGCAGGAGCGGTTGCTGCGTTTCAGCCGGTTCAGTCCCGATGACGCCTGGGCGCTCGGCAGTCGTATCCGGGAAATGGCAATGGCCCGCGTCGCGAGCGTCGCGATCGATATCTCTTTGCGCGACCGTACGCTTTTCCACTGCGCCCTCCCCGGCACCACGACGGACAATGTCGAGTGGATCCGTCGCAAGCGCAACACCGTCCTGCGGCTTTGGAGCGCCTCCTATCTCGTGGGGCGAAAGCTTGCTCTTTCCGGACGTGACCAGGTGGAAGCTCGCAACCTTTCCTATGCGGACTTTTCCGTGCATGGCGGCAGCGTTCCGCTCTTTGTCGCCGATCTCGGCTGCGTCGGGGCTGTGACGGTCTCGGGCGTGCCGGAACGGATCGACCACGCGATCGTCGTCGATGGACTGGCTGACTTTCTCGGGATCGATCTTGGCGAGGCGCGCCTGCCGGAGTGAGGCCCCTCCCCTCTAAGAAAGACGAGACCGTCCGGCTGCTGGGAAAGAGGAGAGGATCTGGCCTTCCGTGAAGCCGCGCCACGTCCTGGCCTTCGTGATCCTCCCGATCAGCGTGGTTCCCACCACTCTTCGGCTGACCCGCAGCTACATGGACGAGACGCGCCCCTACAGGCGAGTTCGGTCCAGCGCCTTGCAGGTCATCTTGGCCGGTATGAGCCCTCCCCACGCTGATCGCTGACCACGACGATGTCAAAAGCCTGCTCCTGCTATAGGTGCTGGAAAATCCGACGCTTCGCAAGGCGGGAAAAATACCCTAAGGAAATCAATTGCCTGTTTGGATCGTCCGATACCTATTTGATGATCTCGAATCGCAACACGGTCGCTACGAGCAACTATGACCTACCGGGAACCTTCATCAGGTAGAATTTCAACTACCACCCTATTTTTAGAATGCGGTCGCCGGAAAGATGCTCGGTGTGACCGTCTTCAAGGTCGATCATCGATCCCATGGTTTCGATAAGCCGGCACTTACGAAATTTGCCTGCAAGCCCAATGATCGGCTAGGGCCGGTCTGTCTATTGGATGCGATCGCCGATACGATGGAGATCGTTGCGCTGGAAGGCTCAGACCTGGTGGTTCTGGCCGGTCCGTTCGACTTCAGTAGGTCCTCGTCAATATAGTTAGCAATGCCGCGGACGTTGGAGAGGAACTTGCCGAGCGGGATGTCCTGCTTTCCACGTGTCCGGCATCAAGGTACGTCACTATGGTGTCCCGGTGTGCCAGGCGCGATTGCCGAAAACCTCATCGAGAGCAAGCTTTTCGCCCATGAGGGCGCCGCCTATGAGTGCGGTCTCATTGCCTACGCGGCTTGGCACACACGGTGGTAGCCTGAAGCCGGTTTACGAGAAGATGCAGAAATACGGCCTCGGCAGGAGTTTCGAATATTCTGCTGCTTCTGAGGATATGTGAACGTGATGGGTGGATTTCCACCAATCTCCTCGGGCGTTTGTTCCCGTTTCCACCTGCTGAGCGAAGTTTACGGCGGTAAACACGGGCGGATGTCCCCTCCCCGCCTTGCTCCGTCCGCCATGTGGCTCACGCTTGATATATTCAGGAAACGGTGCGGGAGGAGCCACGAACTACGAAGGCCAACGAGGAGCCGGTGCGGTGACCAATGCCGGCATCGGAGAGACCTCCTCTCTCTGTGGCATGATGCTGGTGAGCGCTCTGCAGACGCAGTTCACTACCGTGCTCCAAAAGGAGCGGGGCCGACCGTGATCGACCTGCTGGGTGACCATACGACGAACACAGCGAAGTAGATCCTGGGCGGGCAATCAAGGTTTATCCCCGTAACCTCCCCAGCCCATCTCGATGCCCTGCCCGAAATCCCAACGGCTGAGGAAGGCGGCTTGCCCGGTCTCCAGATCGGCATCTGGCGCTGCGTCTATGCGCCGAAGGGCACCCCGCGGAGATGACCGAGTGTCTCTCCAAGTCGTTGCAGCTTACCTTGAAGGGCCCGAACGTCTTTGCTCACTTTGCCGAACTGGGCACGGTGCCCTTTTCTCGCTGACTTATGCGATTCCGACCGCGCTCAAAACGGGACTGGAGAGCGGGATCGGGGGCTAGAAGCCGACCATCGAGGCTGCTGACCGTTCGCCAATTGAGGCGGCAAGACCTGCTGGACCAGGCTCGCAGCGGCGTTCATGCCGTCGCGGTCTGAGGAGGCCGCAGGGAAAGGGATGCCCATGAAACAAGTACAATTCGACAGCGCCCGTGCGCTCTGCAGTCTGATGTTCACCGCGTTGGAAATCCTCCTAGTTTATCAATGGCTTAACCTTGAATTTAACACAGTGTTCCGCATGGAGCCGGGTTACTCTCCGCTGATCCTCGCTGCATCCAGGCGCTGCTCGGCGTCGTTCTGCTGGTTCAGGCGATGGGATGGACGGAGAGCCGATAGGACCGCTGGCGCTGTGCGGCATGCTCTTCATCCCCCCTGCCCCGGTCTTCTTCGGATTGGCGGTGCGCGGCCTTGGCTTCGTCCCGTCGCTGTTCTTCACGGTGCTGATCGGCGCCTTCGCCTCGTCGCGCATGAAGCCCGGTATGGCGCCCGCCGTCGCCGCCGTCATCACAGTCTTTTCCGCGGTGGTGTTCGGCTATGCCCCCGTTCCGCCGTTCGAGCAGGTCGCCCCCTGGACCCAACTCTAGAGGGATGTGTGAATCTTGTCAGCCATCTCGCGCTCGGCTTCTCGACCGCAGCCTCGCCCACCAATCTCGCCTGCCTCGGTCAAGGCGAAGCGCGACGAGGTCTTTCAGGAGGAGGGCTGACGGAAAAGAGGTGAAGCGTTCACCGGCACCCTTCCATCTTGGATGGCGATCATCACGCAGTTTACCGCGGTCAACTTCAGCCGGCGAGGGTGACGTTGACGCCGGCTGCCTTCAGCGCGGTCGAGATGTCGCGGGGAGGGGCTTTTTCGGTGAAGAGGTCGGTCAGCGCATCGAAAGCGCAGACGCGCACCAGGCCCTGCCGGCCGAACTTGCTGTGGTCGGTGACGACGATGGCCCGCCGACCGCGTGAGACGACGGCGCGGGCGAACTCGGCTTCCTCGAGATCATAGTCCATGATGCCGATGCCGGCGTCGATGGCGCCTGTGGTGATGACGGCGTGGCCGACGGTGAAGTGGCTGATGAATTCGATGGCCGAGACCCCGAAGGCCGCACCGTTGTCGCTGCGCAGCTCGCCGCCGGCCATGTAGACGCGATTGCCGTTGACGGTCGACAGGGTGCGGGCGATATCGGATGAGTTGGTGACGACGGTCAATTGGCGGTGGCCGAGAAGCTCTCGGGCGAGGTAGCTTGTCGTCGTGCCCGTATCGAGCATGATGGAATCGCCGTCGCGGATCGTCGCCGCCACGGCCATGGCGATGGCCTTCTTGGCGTCGCTGTTTTCGCGCATGCGCTTTTCGAAGGGGGCTTCGCCGACGCTTGAGGCCAGCGCCACCGCGCCGTGCATCTTCACCACCGCACCGCTGGTGGTCAGCGGCTTGATGTCCCGCCGCACGGTTTCCAGCGAAACGTCGAGTTCCCGGGCCAGATCCGCGATGGAGACCGTGCCGTCCTGCTGGAGGAGTCGGAGGATGTCGCTGTGGCGTTTGGAATGGTTCATCTCTTCCGAACCCTCGATACTGCCCTTGTTTCATACCCTTTTGGAGATCGCCTGGCAAGAAAACCGCAGAATCGGGCGCAAAGACAGAAAAAACCACAGGCCGGAATTGACAGCCGTGCCTGTCCGGCGTGACATGGGCGAGCCGTGGCATCCACAAGAACAATGGGGGAAGACGCCGGGCGAATTTCGGGGGGAAGTGCATGGAGGGCCTGAGTACGCCCGACCGAGCCGTGGAGGACCGCATCCGCGCCTTGCCCTGCTGGCGCGGGCGTATCGATATCGCGCCGCTCAAGGGCGGCATCAGCAATGAGAGCTATCTGGTGACCGACGGAGCCGGGCGTCATGTGGTGCGCTTCGGCAGGGACTATCCGTTCCATCACGTTTTCCGCGAGCGGGAGCTGATGGTGGCGCGGGCCGCCCATGCGGCGGGCTTCGGGCCGGCGGTGCGCTATGCGGAGCCTGGCGTCATGGTCTCGGTCTATCTCGGGGCGCGGACCTTCGGTGCTGAGGATGTCGCGGCGGAGCGTCGCCGTCTGGCGGCGTTGCTCCGCCGCTTCCACGTCGAAATGCCGGCCGTAATCAGCGGCGCTGCCTTTCTCTTCTGGCCCTTCCATGTGGTCCGGGATTATGGCCGGACGCTTGCGGCCGGCGGCAGCCGTATGACGGCACACCTGCCCGGCTACATCGCACTGGCGCAGGAACTGGAGGCGGCGCAGGCGCCGCTACCCATCGTCTTCGGACACAACGACCTTCTGCCCGCCAACATCCTCGACGACGGTGAGCGGCTCTGGCTGATCGACTTCGAATATGCCGGCTTCTCCACGGCGATGTTCGATCTTGCCGGCACGACCTCCAATGCGGGTCTCTCGGCGGAGGAGGCGGAGGATTTCCTTGCCGCTTATTTCGACGGTGCGCCGGCCCCGGCGATCCGACGCTCGCATGCGGCCATGCAATGCGCCTCGCTGCTGCGCGAGGCCATGTGGAGCATGGTGTCTGAACTCCATCTCGCCGCACCGGGGGCCGACTATGCGGGCTACACGGCGGAAAATCTCGCGCGGCTCGACAGGGCGCTCGATCACTACAGAACGACATACGGGAAACATACCACATGACCCTGCCTTCCCATGCCGGGATCGTTGTCATCGGCGGCGGCATTATCGGCTGCTCGACCGCCTATCATCTTGCACGCGACCATAAGGCGGATGTCGTGCTTCTGGAGCAGGGGATGCTGACATCGGGATCGACCTGGCATGCCGCCGGCCTCGTCGGCCAGTTGCGCTCCTCGGCGTCGATCACCCGCGTGCTGAAATATTCCGTCGATCTCTACAGGGGGCTGGAGGCCGAGACGGGCCTTGCCACCGGCTGGAAGATGACGGGCTGCCTTCGCCTTGCCACCAACCGCGACCGCTGGACGGAATTTCGTCGCCTCGCCACGACGGCCGGGAGCTTCGGCATGGAGATGCATCTGCTGACGCCGCCTGAGGTGAAGGCTATGTGGCCGCTGATGGAGGTCGGCGACCTTGTCGGTGCGAGCTGGCTGCCGACCGACGGGCAGGCAAGCCCCTCGGATATCACCCAGTCGCTCGCCCGCGGCGCACGTATGCACGGGGCGAGGATCATCGAGAATGTCCGTGTCACCGGCTTCGACATGGAGGACGGACGCATCCGCCGCGTACACACCACGGTGGGCGATATCGCCTGCGAAAAGGTCGTCAATTGTGCCGGGCAATGGGCGCGCCAAGTGGGGGCGATGGCGGGCATCAACGTGCCGCTCCAGCCGGTCAAGCACCAGTATATCGTCACCGAGAAGGTGCCGGGCCTTGCCACGGATGCACCGACCGTCCGCGATCCCGATCGCCGCACCTATTTCAAGGAGGAGGTCGGCGGGCTGGTGATGGGCGGCTATGAGCCGAACCCGCAGCCCTGGACGACGGGCGACGTACCGGATGACTGGGCCTACCGCCTGTTCGACGACGACTTCGATCATTTCGAGCAGCATATGGTCGAGGCGATCGCGCGGGTGCCGGCGCTGGAGAAGGTCGGCGTCAGGCAGATGGTCAACGGGCCGGAGAGTTTTACGCCGGACGGCAACTTCATCCTCGGCGTCGCGCCGGAATGTGCGAATATGTTTGTGGGCGCCGGCTTCAATGCCTTCGGTATTGCGTCCGGGGGAGGGGCGGGCTGGGTGCTGGCGCAATGGGTGATCGACGGCGAAGCGCCGCTCGATCTGTGGGCCGTCGATATCCGTCGCTTCACCGGGATGCATCGCGACCGACAATGGGTGCTCGACCGCACGCTGGAAGCCTATGGTAAACACTACACCATCGCCTTCCCGCACGAGGAATACGACAGCGGTCGTCCGCGCCTCGTCTCACCGCTCTATGCCAAGCTGAAGGCACAGGGCGCTGTCTTCGGCTCCAAGCTCGGTTGGGAGCGGCCGAACTGGTTCGCGCCGGCCGGCGTCGAGCCGAAGGATATCTATTCCATGGGCCGGCAGAACTGGTTCGATGCCGTGGGCGAGGAGCACCGCCATGTGCGTGAGGCCGTCGGTCTCTTCGACCAGTCCTCCTTCGCCAAATACGAAATGGCCGGACCGGACGCGCTGAAGGCGCTCGACTGGCTCTGCGCCAATGACACCGACAAGCCTGCGGGCCGGCTCACCTATACGCAGCTTCTCAATACCCGCGGCGGCATCGAGGCGGACCTGACGGTCGCGCGGCTTGCCGATGACGCGTTCTACATCGTTACGGGCACCGGCTTCCGCACGCACGATCTCGGCTGGATCGCGGACCATATTCCCACCGGCCTCGATGTTACGCTGCGTGATGTGACGGAGGATTTCGGCACGCTCTCGCTGATGGGGCCAAAAGCGCGCGACGTGCTTGCGGCTGTTACGGAAGGGGATGTCTCCAATGCCGGTTTCCCCTTCGGTCATGTTCGGGAGATCGTCATTGCCGGTCATCCCGTGCG
Coding sequences within:
- the repA gene encoding plasmid partitioning protein RepA, which encodes MAATFGQAISEVDQLIIGQAHELSDKLKQHRLEMFPPVAQKSLRQFQLSEAAHFLGVTSGYLRNLSLESKGPLPQVTPSGRRSYTAEQLQEMREYLEQNSRGQRYVPRRRGAEHLQVIAVVNFKGGSGKTTTTAHLAQHLALTGHRVLAVDLDPQASLSAVHGFQPEFDVNENETLYGAIRYDDQRRPLKEIIRKTNFPGLDIVPGNLELMEFEHDTPRILAQGNSGDYGRIFFARLDEALSTVADDYDVVVIDCPPQLGFLTMSAICGATAVLITVHPQMLDVMSMCQFLQMLGEVLNTLKSAGGNMNLDWLRYLVTRYDPADGPQTQMVAFMRSLFKQHVLTSPMVRSVAIADAALTNQTLYEVDRSQFTRATYDRALESMEAVNAELVDLIHKAWGR
- the repB gene encoding plasmid partitioning protein RepB; the encoded protein is MARKNILSNLIAPASEKLTPVNPGPEEHRQHVTYKGIGALGAVTRSIDALAAKADAAKEIEAKLTAGEVVIELEPDQIEESFVSDRLVHSDQQFQELVEAMRVRGQDSPILVRPHPAKEGVYQIAFGHRRAKAARLLGRPVRAVVKALTDRDHVIAQGQENSARADLSFLERATFAGELETRGFDRETIMAALSADKTTVSKMLSVVNRIPKAVRVGIGPALSIGRDRWHELATRFDEPANEDRAVEFLARERIKLRSPEERFNLVSGHLAKGDGPAAAHKPAPATWERKDVQANIKANGRQYTIALKAADAAGFGAYITRNLDSLYEAYRSENKQKSGD
- the repC gene encoding plasmid replication protein RepC, translated to METDGITTPFGRRAMTLGMLASQTIAKAVSPEASIDKWKLYRWLCEARPKLGISDRALSVLNALMSFHPKTELCGNEGLVVFPSNAQLSLRTHGMAETTLRRHLAALVEAGLLTRRDSPNGKRYVRRDRQGEIGEAYGFSLAPLLARAGEIETVAAAVTAERLLLQRMRERITLVRRDIAKLIETALEDGLQGDWMRYEAEYRQQVLALPRVATPDILAPILVALEALREEILKQLERQLILQNSAGNAGHTERHKQNSKPDSTSDFEPSFETKQGGDGSIRPETLESGRVAASASRTVDNSTGNAMPADKDGRRQPRPAATNEPHKPYPLGLVLQACPEIVPFGPGGAISGWRDLMTAAVVVRSMLAVSPSAYEKACEVLGPENAATVIACIFERSGHINSAGGYLRDLTRRAERGEFALGPMLMALVRANAHPATRAG
- a CDS encoding DUF6074 family protein, which encodes MPPSAFAQPHRHSDTVVPFPAERRTAHVRRCAGELDGLQGEDARHYWMRVCRELAEELRKLGSSEHQARAAVFAFQDEVQQELSRLHEAG
- a CDS encoding LysE family translocator encodes the protein MPDSFFTFAILALLLTPGPTNTLLTVAAATRGLRASTPLLAGELLGYLAVIVPLATIAAPLLDGRPALAAGLRIAAACWVLFLAVRLWRVSSEQKAERQAAPITIGQVFLTTMLNPKAPIIGLVIMPHGTLAEITPALGLFSLLVLTAGTSFLTLGHVVGKAPVLSPRLVYRIAAVFLLLFSAGLVGSASNLI
- a CDS encoding heme-degrading domain-containing protein gives rise to the protein MTEMLAEDIRRLEEQERLLRFSRFSPDDAWALGSRIREMAMARVASVAIDISLRDRTLFHCALPGTTTDNVEWIRRKRNTVLRLWSASYLVGRKLALSGRDQVEARNLSYADFSVHGGSVPLFVADLGCVGAVTVSGVPERIDHAIVVDGLADFLGIDLGEARLPE
- a CDS encoding DeoR/GlpR family DNA-binding transcription regulator, which produces MNHSKRHSDILRLLQQDGTVSIADLARELDVSLETVRRDIKPLTTSGAVVKMHGAVALASSVGEAPFEKRMRENSDAKKAIAMAVAATIRDGDSIMLDTGTTTSYLARELLGHRQLTVVTNSSDIARTLSTVNGNRVYMAGGELRSDNGAAFGVSAIEFISHFTVGHAVITTGAIDAGIGIMDYDLEEAEFARAVVSRGRRAIVVTDHSKFGRQGLVRVCAFDALTDLFTEKAPPRDISTALKAAGVNVTLAG
- a CDS encoding phosphotransferase, giving the protein MEGLSTPDRAVEDRIRALPCWRGRIDIAPLKGGISNESYLVTDGAGRHVVRFGRDYPFHHVFRERELMVARAAHAAGFGPAVRYAEPGVMVSVYLGARTFGAEDVAAERRRLAALLRRFHVEMPAVISGAAFLFWPFHVVRDYGRTLAAGGSRMTAHLPGYIALAQELEAAQAPLPIVFGHNDLLPANILDDGERLWLIDFEYAGFSTAMFDLAGTTSNAGLSAEEAEDFLAAYFDGAPAPAIRRSHAAMQCASLLREAMWSMVSELHLAAPGADYAGYTAENLARLDRALDHYRTTYGKHTT
- a CDS encoding GcvT family protein is translated as MTLPSHAGIVVIGGGIIGCSTAYHLARDHKADVVLLEQGMLTSGSTWHAAGLVGQLRSSASITRVLKYSVDLYRGLEAETGLATGWKMTGCLRLATNRDRWTEFRRLATTAGSFGMEMHLLTPPEVKAMWPLMEVGDLVGASWLPTDGQASPSDITQSLARGARMHGARIIENVRVTGFDMEDGRIRRVHTTVGDIACEKVVNCAGQWARQVGAMAGINVPLQPVKHQYIVTEKVPGLATDAPTVRDPDRRTYFKEEVGGLVMGGYEPNPQPWTTGDVPDDWAYRLFDDDFDHFEQHMVEAIARVPALEKVGVRQMVNGPESFTPDGNFILGVAPECANMFVGAGFNAFGIASGGGAGWVLAQWVIDGEAPLDLWAVDIRRFTGMHRDRQWVLDRTLEAYGKHYTIAFPHEEYDSGRPRLVSPLYAKLKAQGAVFGSKLGWERPNWFAPAGVEPKDIYSMGRQNWFDAVGEEHRHVREAVGLFDQSSFAKYEMAGPDALKALDWLCANDTDKPAGRLTYTQLLNTRGGIEADLTVARLADDAFYIVTGTGFRTHDLGWIADHIPTGLDVTLRDVTEDFGTLSLMGPKARDVLAAVTEGDVSNAGFPFGHVREIVIAGHPVRALRVTYVGELGWELHMPIGGVGAVFDALMSAGASFGIRPVGYRALESLRLEKGYRAWGSDITPNDTPLEAGLGWAVKLSKTTDFLGRRALEAVRGAPRGKAFAGFTVDDPDIVLLGRETILRNGEPVGYLASGGFGYTLGKAIGYGYVRRGEGLDDAYLMDGDYELVVAMERIPARIHLGPLYDPSATRVKC